The region TTATAAAATATCCACCCTCCAGATTCCTTATATGTATTTTAACTGTGTGTTTTTAGCTTCTCAAATAAGATGACATTTATGATGAGAAATTGTACATCTTAACATCCTTATTATATAAAATAATCCCAAATTAAGAGGTACTTTATCATTTTAATTTGCATTGGTTTTAGCTTGTTACCTGTTAAACCAGCCAGACGACAGCTCCATAATCTAACAATATTTGCAGCGTTCACATCAGAATCAACAGTattgtcatgtttttttttaatcaacgcGTCAGTTTGTGTTTGTAATTACAACTGACTTTCATCAGACGCCAATCTGACTCCATCTGTCTCATCGTCAGAACGATTTTGCTCGGAGGAGAGAAGTTATTGGACTGTTTTTCCACGCTAACCCTGTGTGCTCACCCTGCTTCTGTTACCCCGCGATGCCTTCACTGTCCTTCGTGTAAAGACAAAAGCTCATATGAATTCTGATGGTTTCACTTGATTTATGACCCATACATGCAGATTTAATCAGGAAAAAAGATCCCTGTACCTATTTTCAGTGGCTAATTATTTTGCCACTAAAATAATTTGTCgctgaagtttaaaaaaaaaaaaaaatcctttataaaagtaaaataataaaaattacTAATTAATTTACCTGCAAACCATAGCTGAGAGGACATAACAGCACAAAAATGgatgatgtaaaaaaaagatgaaCACCTTTATATTTGAATCTATGATCTATAATCTAAACCCCTGATTACTGAGTCGGGTTATCAGCAGCGGAAATTGACTGTTGTGATCGTCTCAATTGTTTGACCTGGAGGAGAAGTGAACGTCTTCTCTTCTGAAACTGTCTGTGTCCAAACTAAAATGATCCCTTCTgttgaaaaaaaacatgtctttACTTGCTGTAAAGACAAGCACATGTGGGGTGACTCTCCTTTTTGAATGAAGCGTTTGTATGCTAATGTGTTTTAAATCGAAATAACATAAATAACGGTGAACTCAATAAGATGCCCCCTGTGTTTCCCAGGCTCAGGTTGAGGCTAAAAAGGAACATGAAGGCGCTGTCCATCTGTTAGAGGTGAGCGTTGGATGGGGTAAAATCTGGTTGCTCGTCTTCTTTgcagaactgaactgaactgtgTAAATGTTCTTTCACAGTATTGTTGGATTTTTAGCTTGTGTGAATACTTCACGGCTTTATTCTGCTTCGTTTCTTGACTGAatgggtgtgtgtttatgcttaTACAGAACCACTTGGACAGCATGCAGGTAtttcagcagtttttttttatttacttctCTTTTTAAATATCAAGCGTGTCGTCAGAAAGATGACGCCACTGTACTCACGGATGTTTAGACCGATTTATGGTCATTTAATATATAACTACAAGCAAACTGCTTCTCATCTAGAACGTAACAGCAGGATGGAAGTTATTTCATGTGAAATTTGAGCTGCTttgttaaaatataaataaataaatgcaatttTTGCCAACTCGGCTGTCTCCATTTCCAATCAAAGCAAGTTCAGAGGTggcgtgggggagggggggggactttcTGCTTCAATgcgaaaaaaaataaattaaaaagatgTTAAAACCTGATTCAAAGATTCAAAAATACAGAATATGGACGTACTTCAAATAAGCACGAGTGTCTGGTGTGTCACTGAATCACAGCCCATCTGCACATTCCAGGCAGACAAGTTTACTTTACACATTTCTGTGTCTCCATTTCAAAATTGTTTTGCGAATTTTCTGCTCACTTCCAAAATCCCAAAAGGTTGTAAGATTCAGGGATCCAGCTGAGCTTGGAGAAAATGTGATTGGTACATTGACGTGACATATGTAGCCTCATATACTCGCTCTGCATCATGCCTGCTGTAAATGATGTCTTAAATCAGGCTCTGCAGCGGCTTTCGGCTGTAAGGGAACATGGATTGAATACGCAGGAATGGCTTCATATTTGGAGAATTGTCCATATTCCCACCATCCTGCAGTGGTGGACTGTGATTTATGGGCGGATACAGTTCTTTTCTTCGCAGTTCAAGTGTTTCAGTGTTCTTGTCTGTGTAGCTGCTGAGGCAGCAAGAACGTCAGTTTATTGATGTTCAGGACGGCTGTTTGAAGCAGATCgagacaaaagaaaatcaaacgCTGTAATTtcataataatatataatgCTGCGATGGAATATTCAGCCGGAATACTTAATGTTTTTCCTCATAAGATCACAtataatctaaaataattaaaaatcgAATAAACTCTGCATTTACCTAACCTAGTGGTGTGGTATGCTCGCCATTGTCAAAGACAATGTGACTCCGTGTGTGGTGTCATTGCATGTCTGGTCTCACACACTCGTGTAAAGCTGTGAACCTGCCATACAGCTGAGAACTGTATGACGCTGTTCCATCGAATGCCTTCTAATTCACCGTTTCTACCTTCTAGAGGAGTGTCTTTGGTGTGATAACAGCATGTTCTGCCCAGAAATAGCCAGTCTGCATGATGTGGAAACCTAACAGTCTTAGCAACAGTCTcattgtgtgttggggggtACGAAAAAAATTCCACGGTGGCTCGTTGCCATTCACAGCAACTGGTTCCCACTGATTCCAGTTTGTATCTAAAAGAGACCACTAACTATGAATAAAAGAGCTTAAACAATGAAAATAGACATTAAGTAATGATTCTGGAGCACCTGGAATTTTCTGTATGCTCGCCCATTCGTTCAACTCATCCACGTTGGTTTCCAGTTTTCAGCTTTTTCACTTTTAGTTTTCAGTGTTTCTGTATCAAATCCCATGAAAAGACCATAACGAGGAATATTGTCTATTATGTCAGCCTTCAAGTGCAAAATTGGCTCATACAGTCATGGGGAAAAATGAGGACACCCTACAAAaactttgcatgtgtgtgtttctatataTGTTGGGAGGTAAACATGCAATAAACCCCTCTGaaagtgtggaggagggggtcaACCTGGAGGCAGACGTGTGTGGCGGACTGGGCAATGTTTCAAGAAGCATCtcacagaaggggggggggggggggataatagCCACTATTAGCATAGAGGCTGGGCTAAACGTTCCTATGTTAGAAGCCAAAGTTCTGTTGAGGTCCTCTCTTATCTTCTCCATAAATCAACAAAACCAGATTAGACATTGATCagtgaacatttttaaaataagtgACTAAATATTTAACACGGTGTCCTAGTTTTGCCACATGACTCTACGTCTACCGTTACCTGCCTCAAAGATTAAAGTTTGATACGCTTGTCAAGGACAAACCTGTGATGCTGGTTGATCTAATGAAATTTAAATTTTTGTGCGTTTGGTCTTTTTTAAAGGATTACTTAATGTGAGAGGAAGGTTTGAGTGTCGTCAGCCTGCCCGACTCTCTGTGGTTGAATCTACCTGAAATTGTGTGTAATATACTCAGTATTGTCAGTTCTGGTAGCTGTGCATGTGACTGGTATGTGGACCCTGACGTGGTAGCAGTTGGAACAACTGCTGCTATGGGCATCAACTGCTGGCGTTTGCCTCTTTCTTACCATGTATACAAGTGTCTGTGTGCTCAGATGTTCAGCCAGGCTTGATTTTCTTCATTGCTTTCCTGCCCATTTCcccatttttctcctcctgtctatcttccttcctgcctgatgatcccccccccccctccctagGCCAAAGTTCGTGAGCTGGAGGAAAAATGTCGGACTCAGAGTGAGCAGTTCAACCTGCTGTCCAAAGAGCTGGAGAAGTTCCGACTCCACGCTGGAAAGTTTGATATCCTCAGCACTGAGCCCTTAACTGTATGTGAATCTCCCGGCTCACCCAATAAATCTCTCTCACAGCTCCTAAATGGACTGGCTGCCCCCACAGGGAAAGGTAGGATCATCCAGCCTTCTTACAAACCTTCATCTTCAACCCTGCGTCCTTATTTCAAGGCTGCAGTGTGACTATTGGATCATGACTTATTGGCgaataaaaataatttgaaataataataataatagcaatacaTTTTTTGTCAAATTGTATTCTTTCCATATATGTTTATTTTCAAGGATGTTACAAAATACTGATTCAAGTTGCTTGTTGGGTTTTCTAcaccatttgtgtttttataatTGTGATCTAATAATGAGGAAAATGGACAAGTGACCTAATCAGTCCATGATTGAATTAAATATAAGGATGTTCAGAGCAtcagtaaccatggcaacgtTTTCTCCTGAAACCTCCATGAAAAGTGACACGAGACATGATTGAAGAGCTAAAGTCCAGCTATTGTGATGGAGGATCTAATGGAAGGTTCTGTTTACTTCACAGGCAATGAGGCGCCCATGAGTAGATCTTTGATATCAGAGTTCATTCGGCCGCTCCAGATCAGTGGAGACAAGCCGGAACTCCTCTCTGTCAAGCCAACATTCCTGACTCGCAGCCGAGCTGGGAGCCCAGCACGGGCGTTCCTCTCTGAGGTAGCTAACAGTGTTTGCTTGCATCCCACATGGATTTGGCTTTATTTACGCTTCTCTTTTTTACAAATTTATGgacacagaaacaaatgagCTTAGTGCTGCTGCACAAAGGCTGAGTCCAAATATTctgactggagctggagctgtggtggAGAAGAAGCCTCGGTAATTTGCATAGTTTCTCCCAGTTTAGACAAATCAAATCCTGTAGTCAGCAACAGCAGGAATGgcttaaataaataatcctgCAGTCTTTGATCTGGGATTTATCCGAATATGTCAAGTGATCATAACAAATATGTGTGGTGTGCTCTGAGGGTTTGTAGGTGGTCTTAAATGTTGGCATTGAGCGATGACAACAGGACACAGAAGTGTTTGCTCATCGCCAAAAGTATTGGGACACCCCTCCAGTTAATTGAACTCAGGTGTTCCAGTCACTTCCCTGCGCACAGGTGTATAAAAGACACATACCACGTTTCAGAGCACGATCAACGGATGATGAGGAGGGTGCAGAAATCACCAACGGGCCTTTTAAGTTTGTGTGGCTTTCAGAATGCACACAGACCTCCATGGAATGGGTGTTCATGGCCGAGCTGTAAAGTAAAGCATGCTGTTTTTGGGCTCTAGAACAGTGGAAACGTGTTCTTTGTGACGACTAATCAAGGTTTTTTTTACTTGATGGGACAATTTCATGTTCCCAACAGCtgcacaaaagaaacaaaacaacaatcaCATTAAGAAAGCCTTCTCAGAATAGTTAAGCCTGTTAATGCTGCAAAGGGCCAAGTTCATATTGAACCCTGCAAATGAAGAATGGCATGTCATTAAATTTCAGAAGGCAGAAGCCCCAGTACTTTGGGTGAGAAAGGGTTATCTGACGATCTGTAATATTATGAATTCTTTACTTTTGCTTTGTGTGGGGCAGAAGGGGAGCTTTATTGTCAGTGATTTAAAGCATTTTCTGTTGACTTCGGATTtcaataaaagcacattttttgCCATCTCTCCATTACTGATCAATTAATTGGATCAGGAGTTCACGTGCTTCCATGCTGATAACGTAACATACCTCATGCTCTGTTGTTATCTTATACTGCAACTTCCTTTTGTGCGTAAAGAAGTTCCAGATGTTTGGGTTATACTGTGTTGTTGTCACATGCCAACCAGGGTGttaaattattgtaatttttttaGACATTTGCCTGACATAACACAGCAcatcaaatttaaaaatatgatATGATCTGTCTTTTCCTTTATCTTCATCTAGATGGACAAAAATCTCAGTTCATCTACAAGGTCCAAACCCAGGTTCACAGGGAAGGTTCGCCTGTGTGTTGCCCgatataggtgtgtgtgtgtgtgtgtgtgtgtctgtgagtgtgtctgtgtgtgtgtgtacaaacaTATGTGTGTAAACAAAACAGtaattttataataataatatttctgtcatgtttttttttaacttctctGGTAGTTACAACCCTTATGATGGGCCAAATGAGCATCCTGAAGCagagctccccctggtggctggaAAGTACCTCTACGTTTATGGGACAATGGATGAAGACGGCTTTTATGAAGGTCTGGCCTGTTTTGATATTTCTAACCCTAAATTTCAACCAGATCCAACTTTAAgccatgattatgttgcagtttttatttgaatttcatgTGCTCTCGGTATCTACTGGTCATGTTTGTGGTTTAGAATAAGCTGATACATTTTCATATTATAGTTTTTGTGGGATGTTCCTGTGTGGTCCAGATCAAAGTAGCTTCTCCATGTTCAAGTGTGCCTTGTATTCTGGCATGGAAGTAACTGACACTGTTGTGCGGCCACCACAACAATTGAATCTGGGGATAATTTGGAGTTAGTGTCATTGTTCACAATCAAATCTGTCCTTTTGGGTTCTCAGGGGAGCTGCTGGATGGACAGCGGGGACTTGTCCCATCCAATTTTGTGGATTTTGTCCAAGATGAGGAGAAGCCCTCTGTCCAACAAAGAGACACGTTAACTAAAGAGCCTGGCTACCTCAATCATAGTAGCCTGGGACCTCAGAAACTGGGAGCAAGCACAGCAACCCCCACAAGCATCAGCAGCCTGCTGTCTGACAGTAAACTAGAGTGTCTTACATCCAGCAGTTTGGGCATGGACCTGCTGGGCTCCACCAGCAATGGAACAGGAACCTTGGATGTGAACATCGATGAAGTTGGTGAAGACATCGTGCCTTATCCCCGACGCATCAACTTGATTAAACAACTTGCCAAGAGCGTGATCATTGGCTGGGATCCGCCCGTGGTGCCACCGGGTTGGGGCTCAATCAGTGGCTATCATGTCCTGGTGGACAGTGAAATACGCATGAGTGTTCCCTATGGAGGTAGAACAAAGTCTCTTATTGAGAAGCTGAATCTTGCAACCAACACCTACCGTATCTCAGTACAGAGCATTACGGACCGAGGGCTGTCGGATAAGTTGCGGTGCACTATGCTAGTGGGAAAGGATGTGGTAGTAGCACCTTACTACCTGCGGGTGGATATCATCACGCAGAGCTCTGCTGAGCTCTCCTGGATGCCCAGCAACAGCAACTATAGTCACACTATTTTCCTCAATGGGGCGGAGTATGACATGATCAAAGCAGGGGGCTACAATTACAAATTCTTGAACTTAAAGCCAATGACAGTTTACAAGGTGAAGGTTGTGGCGTCGCCACATCAGGTGCCTTGGCAGCTTCCAATGGATCAAAGGGACAAAAGGGAAATTTCTGTGGAGTTCTGCACTCAGCCTTCAGGTTAGTGGTCTTTGTCTACCTCATCTCTACGTTACAGCACCTTTTCACAGTTTGCTGTGTTTAGCATAGTATAGGACAGCTGTGGCGTGCCCGCAATTGCCTAACCCTCACGTTGGTCGGGTTAAGAGGGCGTGTCAGGCTGACGCATTGTCAATCTACTTAGGAGGATGAAATGGTGACAATATAATCTTATTTAGCATTACACTGAGACAATCATGAAAACAGGGTTCAAGGAGGTGGCAAAAACTTGGTCAAACATAACAGAGGGTTAGAGAAGTGTAGCTGAAATTTGAATATATTCTAAAGACAATTGGGCTGTATTAAGTTATGGCACCTGAAATAATGGTTTGTGGAGGCACTGGATCATGCTGActttatttctgtgttttctgtatGTCCactagaagaagaagaagctgattGATTGCATTCTTTGGTATCAAATAAATTAGTTATTATGGCTATTATTGgtgttaaaaaaatattgtgTCTACTACAGAAATCGAAACCATCCACAtaataaaatgtcaaattctTTGTTTCAAGTAAAGCTTTAATAGTTTGTATCTATTGTATCAACATTGAGCAGTTTAAAAAGTTTCATGTCATAATTTGAAGTTAAGAAAATAATCCTTAAATGCACATGTTTGTTTGAGGTGCACTTTTCCCCCAAATGACAAGAGAAAGGAAACAATCAAATATCTCCTGTTGTATGTAAGAAGTGCAGTTTTCCATAGAACATAATCAAGTTTAAACAGACACAACCACCAGCGTGTTTTACCCTTTGACTTCATCTGGCCGTTCTCTctgactgcagggaagcagcaGTCGTGCACAGATGGGTATGTGGTTTAGTATGCAGGCAGCCTGCACAGACCGTGAAAGTGGCATACTGTGTATTTTTGGTGCTTCATATAGCACAGCGTTGTTGCCCTACAGCAAATGTCTGCTAGTTTTTCACCCATCTGATACGTACACACAGGGAGGCTGCTTAAACTGGGCCGGAGATGCCCCaccttttgattttctttccccTACGCTTTGGATATTTAACATAATGCGAGACACAGAACGGTTCTGTGGCAGGAAAAGTTCCCTGTCATTCTGCTATGAAGAGTTATTGAATATGTGCAGCTGAGACTGCTGAGGTCTTTCTATTCTTTAGTTTATTCCATAGTCTGAAATGTCTGAATCATTATTAAGCTTTCTTCTTTACTTCATTTTTATGCAATGTATATGTTGGTCCCCAGggccccctctccctccccaggaGGTGCAGGTCCAATGTGGCCAGTCGCCAGGGTTCCTGCAGGTCAGATGGAAGCCACCACTTTTGACATCTTCAGGAACCTCAAATGGTGCCAGTGTGATTGGCTACGCTGTGTGTACAAAGGGACAAAAGGTACAACAGGACATTTCATTATGTCCTACACGAGAGCTGCTCTTTGCGTTCGTTCAATCCAGGAATAGCACTCtactgccatctgctggacaaATGATATAACCAGCAATCCAAGTAAAGAAATGCTGCGTTATTTACGATTAAATAGAGCGGTGACCGGCTTGATTCTGAATATAGATGGAATGCACATATGAATGTATGGTCTGTCTGTACAAAAGAAACCATCCATACTTGCATGATACAACTGTTCACAACTTCACACAATGAAAAAGTGGTCATCAGGCTACATAATATACTATTTACTTGAATTTTAAGTTGAATTTTACTCTGGATACGCTGCTATGCTGTATACCAGTGGAAATGCTTGTGTTTTGACTACTCCCTTTATGAATGCAGATAGCAGAGGTCTTATACCCCACGGCCGACTGTGTGACCGTGGAGATAAACAGGATTCAGTGCCTGGAGGCCAGAGAAGTCATTGTAAGGACGTTGTCAACGCAAGGAGAGTCCCAGGACTCATCTGTAGCTTTCATCCCTCATAACCTCATAGGCTCTCCCCAACTGTCTCACAGAACTACTGCACCTCCCCACCCTGCCCCCCAGGCATCGCCCCACCccgtacacacacaaacccacccTCCCTACCCATCCACATATCCACCAACTCACCCTCAGCCCCAGATGCAGCCCGGACCTCGAGCCCAGCGCCACACACTGCCCCACACGCAGTCAGGCCatcatccacctcctccagcctcatcGCAGCCTCATTTCCTGCGCCATTCCATGCCCAAATCCAAACCGTTACTAAGTGCCAGAGAGTCAGAAACCAAAGAACATGATGCAGGACTGCGATCGGCCCAGCCCTGGGAGCGATGCCCCTCACCACTGCCTCCTATGTGCGGGCACAACCTGGAGCCACCACACTTTACAGCAAGGCGATCACCCTCCCCTCAGAGGATCCTGCCACAGCCTCAGGGAGTTCCTATTCCCAACACCATCGCCAAAGCCATGGCCAGGGAAGCTGCTCAGAGAGTGTTTGCTGAGGGTAACAGAGTGAGTGGTTACCTATGCTACCTGAGTGTGTGCCCTGTTGCTATTAATCCAAGAGCAAATCTAATGCTGatgttaaatattaatatttctaAGACAAAATATGGAACTTTTTTTGCCAGGCTGAGAAAAGGAATATCTTCAGTGAGCGGGGTGACACACTGCAGCCTCTCAACtctgacgaggaggaggacggctACGACTCCCCACACGCGAGAAGGAGAGGAGCCTCTGTAGACGAATTCCTCCGAGGCTCTGAGCTGGGCAGACAGGTACGGAACACACAGAACGCTCCATGATTGAAACAACTAAAGGTCCCATTTCTCTATTACTAGTAGTCCGACTGAGCTAACTGTCCTCAACTCAGCTGTGGTTGGAGAAGATCCCTCTATCGTTCCTGCTGATCCACTGTCAGTGTAACGGGGATACTTAAACATCCTTTTAGGAgccaaggagaggagaggagaggagaggagaggagaggagaggagaggagaggagaggagagaagagaacaggagaggatcatgtttctggaccccagcagcctcgcccagcagcataactaagatgttaacttaATAGTTAGTCTGTCTAGAATAATAGCTGGAACGACACAGTTACCGTACTATATGCTGTGAATTATATACTTTACTGTATTGTACATGTTGGTGCTGCTTATCTTGGTGAACTAAACACTAATACAGTATTTCAATTAAATCTGTGGATGGAAATGCCAGAACTTTGAAGGCTGCAGCGCCCTCTAGAGGCACGCCTGAGAGAGTAGAATACCAGGACTTTTGTCCAGCATCCATCATAAAGTGAACAAAACTCTGAACTGTtccacagcagcatcatcatccacatcatcatcatcactacagCTACAGTGAAGAGTACCACACAGAGAGCAGCCGGGGTTCGGACCTGTCTGACAtcatggaggaggatgaggaagagctcTACTCTGAGATGCAACTGGAGGAGGGCCGCAGGCGCAGTATTAACTCTCACAACACTCTTAAGGTACATGTCCCTCACTTTCAGTGGAAGGGCAAGATAGTGGTGGTAAAGAAAGTTTATTGAAGGAGGGCTTTTACCGTTAGGAGGGGTAGCTGCTCACGGGCGCTACGTTCAGGCCCACAGTGGCTTTGCGTGTCTGAGCGCGTCCCCGGCATCACCAGCCTCAGGCTGCTGGCACCAGCATCGCTTCTTCACCTCGCCCCTCCGGCACTGCTTTATCATTCAAGGCTGAGCTCATTGGAATGGCTTAACATAAATACAGATacagcaggagaggcagaatGAGAAAAGATGCCAGTCACATTTTGagattttgcttttaaaacgtGTTTTGCATTTTGTACTTTTGTAATCTTTCGTCTCAAAGTCGAATGCAATTTTCCAGTGTGAACTTGGTGTCATGTGAAACGGTTATAGAGCGCAAAAGACATGTGGGAATCTCATTTAAGTGAGTACTTAAATGGAAATATACATTTTGGTTATGTCTCTCATGTCTTACTTCTTTTGGATGGTCAGCGTGAAGCATTCTATCATTCTCGTGTCTTCATTTCAGTGGGCATGTGTAGATGTTCTGTCACCTTATCTCAGGTACCTGTTAATGTATTTACCATCCCCTGCAAAACTGTATATTTCCTTTCTTACAACACCAAAAAGTTAGGGCAAACTTTGCTCCCTTAGAGTTTCTAAGCCTTTTAAAACAGATTTCATGAACAATTTGCATGTAGAAACTTTCTACTGAGCCACAGCAGACAGAAATCACTCGTAGATGAGCATATTTATTGCTTCTCTGTTctatagatttaaaaaaaaaaagaaaaaagaaatacataTAACATATggttttgttctatttttaggtGAATGAAATTCTAACTTTAAGTGAatgggtttggtttttttttgggaatCTGCAAttttgaaatgtatttaaaaaccaaatatTTCATTCCAACATAATTTCATGACGTCAACTCCTCCACAACCCACTCTGGCCCAACAGTTCCTAAATATATTGATCATTAAAAGCTTGTTAGAATGTTATGGTGTTGATGCTAGGTCTTTTTGTCCACCTGATCTTGTTCGATCACTGACTTGACCATCGTCTACAtgttttcagctgtttctcACATGTGATGCCGCTGAGAATATTTCCGATTTCTGACagcagtattttctttttctccatttttatttcCACATATTCATGGTTGTTTCACTCCATCCCACACGTGAGCCTTCACAGATTCCTGGTCAGAGCATGTCATTTCTTCTCATGGGATTAAAAATGCATGTATTACTACATTGGCACAAATAACTaattctgtctttattttgtcttcccccatttgttttattcacatcTGTGTTGTTTCCTGCCTGTTCTAAAACCTACAAAACCGTTTCCACCCCTCTATTCACAAAAATGTAAACCGATGCTTTCGACTTGAACTTAACGCTGATTCTGTGGACCTTTGGCTCGTGCTTTGCGACTGAAGGCGTACTACAAGCGGCAAGATTTAGCTGAGGAACGGGTCTGCTGGGACCTCCAGAGGGAGGTGGTGAAGCAGAAGTCCATGCGCAGCAAGCGTCTCCACAGCATCCCCGAGGTggctgaggaggacctggatggTGTGGATGGCATGGGCCAGCACCTTTGTTCTGAAGATAGAGGGCATCCCAGAGCACCACACGCTCAGCGGAGGCTGTTTCCCAGCAACACCAACAGGAATTACCGCCATCTGCAGCGGCAGCGCTCCTCCCCTCGCTTCAGTAACAGCCGCTTCTGCTACAACCCTGAGGAGTGGAGTCTGGGACATCCTGACCGCCAGAACACCAAGAGTCCCGACAGTGGTTTGGACTGTGGCAGCGAAGAAGAAGGCTCTTTAGGACGGGGTCACCGCGGGTATTACATCCATGGGAGCCATATGCGGGGACCCGTGCACATCATCCACTGTGAAGGGCCAGTAGAAAGGCGTGCACTGGCTATGGGTCGGAAAAGAACATTGATGCGGCAGTGCAGTGTGGAGGAAGAACTCTCTGATTCACCAGCAACCACAGCCAAGGTGGTGCACATGGGGGACTTAAGGAACAGGGACCAGTTTTGGCCTGGTCGGGAAGCTGGGTCAAGAAACTACTCCAGGGACGGAGAACTAATTGAGGGCAGGCTGAGCAAACTTCACAGGGTCTGTTACAGCCCCCACAGGGAGGCTAGGGCCCAGTCTATGTCCAGGGACCTGGACCACCATCTGGTGTGTGATCCACACTTTCTGCTGTACTTTCCATCAAGCCACAACCATCTCCTTAATGTTACTTTTTTTGCCACAAACCCACACCTTCTTTTCTTTGGcattttccatcttttcaaATGCACTTATGGTCAGTATTATTTATTTTGCGTGATTTTGCTTGTACTCAGAATTTCAGGTGATGTCCAATGTTGATGTGAAGCTTTCAGTTACCTAAA is a window of Takifugu flavidus isolate HTHZ2018 chromosome 5, ASM371156v2, whole genome shotgun sequence DNA encoding:
- the rimbp2b gene encoding RIMS-binding protein 2 isoform X5, with product MTSPGSAEHDRHLGKHVNCSVMQENMGCRKTCKVDKLLRQSQRDMVCGQRHRLPTAKKSNQIRGRDKINEVLPIHISAVQCLDSFHILEDRNQILKLCPETLSHQRLQQKLLETEISTRRKECEALEAEVKRKNQTCQTLENELQDFLEEKNHLNLKLFSSSSHKASEYAKSEYVNLKETLGAVTKERDLALLERNQLQGKLENLEQVLKHMREAAERRQQLELEHEQALAVLNAKQQEIDLLQKAQVEAKKEHEGAVHLLENHLDSMQAKVRELEEKCRTQSEQFNLLSKELEKFRLHAGKFDILSTEPLTVCESPGSPNKSLSQLLNGLAAPTGKGNEAPMSRSLISEFIRPLQISGDKPELLSVKPTFLTRSRAGSPARAFLSEMDKNLSSSTRSKPRFTGKVRLCVARYSYNPYDGPNEHPEAELPLVAGKYLYVYGTMDEDGFYEGELLDGQRGLVPSNFVDFVQDEEKPSVQQRDTLTKEPGYLNHSSLGPQKLGASTATPTSISSLLSDSKLECLTSSSLGMDLLGSTSNGTGTLDVNIDEVGEDIVPYPRRINLIKQLAKSVIIGWDPPVVPPGWGSISGYHVLVDSEIRMSVPYGGRTKSLIEKLNLATNTYRISVQSITDRGLSDKLRCTMLVGKDVVVAPYYLRVDIITQSSAELSWMPSNSNYSHTIFLNGAEYDMIKAGGYNYKFLNLKPMTVYKVKVVASPHQVPWQLPMDQRDKREISVEFCTQPSGPPLPPQEVQVQCGQSPGFLQVRWKPPLLTSSGTSNGASVIGYAVCTKGQKIAEVLYPTADCVTVEINRIQCLEAREVIVRTLSTQGESQDSSVAFIPHNLIGSPQLSHRTTAPPHPAPQASPHPVHTQTHPPYPSTYPPTHPQPQMQPGPRAQRHTLPHTQSGHHPPPPASSQPHFLRHSMPKSKPLLSARESETKEHDAGLRSAQPWERCPSPLPPMCGHNLEPPHFTARRSPSPQRILPQPQGVPIPNTIAKAMAREAAQRVFAEGNRAEKRNIFSERGDTLQPLNSDEEEDGYDSPHARRRGASVDEFLRGSELGRQQHHHPHHHHHYSYSEEYHTESSRGSDLSDIMEEDEEELYSEMQLEEGRRRSINSHNTLKAYYKRQDLAEERVCWDLQREVVKQKSMRSKRLHSIPEVAEEDLDGVDGMGQHLCSEDRGHPRAPHAQRRLFPSNTNRNYRHLQRQRSSPRFSNSRFCYNPEEWSLGHPDRQNTKSPDSGLDCGSEEEGSLGRGHRGYYIHGSHMRGPVHIIHCEGPVERRALAMGRKRTLMRQCSVEEELSDSPATTAKVVHMGDLRNRDQFWPGREAGSRNYSRDGELIEGRLSKLHRVCYSPHREARAQSMSRDLDHHLIIGNSPSHGSVDHPEHSGRRMGHIGTTRQQRPIPSIEITMDSNSEGSEGNLSPNKDDVYYGSVARRRIWRSVSSEDQYDGHGGRRQGRGRRSLDDYDESEPEELTRVFVALFDYDPMSMSPNPDAADEELPFKEGQIIKVFGNKDTDGFYRAEIRDRVGLIPCNMVSEIQTEDDEMMGQLLKQGFLPLNTPVEKLVNCDRFKDGRPVNRRSRKSKRERNRRGVCQYPTSTRRMVALYDYDPRESSPNLDVEAELTFCAGDVIIVFGQIDEDGFYYGELNGHKGLVPSNFLEEVPDDVDVYLTDSPSRYVQDTPARIKTKRVPLEKLGPTRRAASPGVRPHIPGSGQANVGPALPPGPHCICPPKRKRGLFSKGKKILQRLGAVK